The following coding sequences are from one Triticum dicoccoides isolate Atlit2015 ecotype Zavitan chromosome 4A, WEW_v2.0, whole genome shotgun sequence window:
- the LOC119287354 gene encoding uncharacterized protein LOC119287354: MSVDDCFIPLPSPLHDRWRCGSHPCLSQLDLDDRAAAGSGTAGEGAASHGVPRRILRSPNRPLAVPPTRLPPPPLDPLPAMYKGNAFPEEEPKQRQVQVSRAASKGRYARFKENLNAKPQETKQHHHQVAVSCAASKGRSRAGWMSMERSTPEGINMEEHASRFQPLPLPRFTSDLDRATVGIPVVMRKRKPPEVRNALRERRVATKQKDARYHAEVALRKYNRAKNTKFELVKVKVISIFYEFGGAGAHYNFTAKQPEEQHSADADSTKLFFSEVHLNFRSENDVIMCCIVGENDAGHCYGCENYQPVIHPSSQAYGGGSSTCIDYPCSDGDSDSD, from the exons ATGTCCGTGGACGACTGCTTCATCCCGCTCCCCTCCCCACTCCATGACCGCTGGCGGTGCGGCTCTCACCCCTGCCTGTCCCAGCTAGATCTGGACGACCGCGCGGCCGCCGGTTCTGGCACGGCGGGCGAGGGAGCCGCCTCGCATGGCGTCCCCAGACGCATCCTGCGGAGCCCTAACCGCCCACTCGCCGTCCCCCCGacgcgcctccctcctcctcccctcgatccGCTGCCTGCTAT GTATAAGGGGAATGCCTTCCCAGAGGAGGAGCCAAAGCAACGCCAAGTCCAAGTTTCACGTGCCGCTTCAAAGGGGAGATATGCAAG GTTTAAAGAGAATTTGAATGCCAAGCCACAGGAGACAAAGCAACATCACCATCAAGTTGCCGTCTCATGCGCCGCTTCAAAAGGGAG GAGTCGAGCTGGTTGGATGTCCATGGAGAGGAGCACTCCTGAAGGTATCAACATGGAGGAACATGCTTCGAGGTTTCAGCCTTTGCCCCTGCCCAGATTTACGAGTGACTTGGACCGGGCTACCGTCGGAATTCCAGTTGTAATGCGAAAGAGGAAGCCTCCGGAGGTGAGGAATGCGCTCCGTGAAAGAAGAGTCGCGACCAAACAAAAGGACGCACGCTACCATGCGGAGGTGGCCTTGCGTAAATACAACAGAGCCAAGAACACCAag TTTGAACTGGTGAAGGTAAAAGTGATATCTATATTTTATGAGTTTGGAGGGGCCGGCGCCCATTATAACTTCACAGCTAAGCAGCCTGAGGAGCAACATTCTGCTGATGCCGACAGTACCAAGCTATTCTTCTCTGAAGTCCACCTGAATTTTCGGAGTGAGAATGATGTGATTATGTGCTGTATAGTTGGGGAAAATGACGCAG GGCATTGCTATGGCTGTGAAAACTACCAGCCTGTTATTCACCCAAGCAGCCAAGCATACGGCGGCGGTAGTAGCACTTGTATTGACTATCCTTGCTCAGACGGCGATAGCGACAGCGACTAG